ATGTTGCAGGGGTTTGGGTTGTGTCTGTAGTAGTGACTCCAGTACTGGCAGTACAAGGCTTCAGGTTGATAGCTTCTACATACCCTTCTACAGGAGCATTGATGCGAATAAAGCCCCTACGATTCACCCGATTCTCCGCTAACGTAACTTCTGCATTGGGAGATAGAAGTTGTAACGCCTCACTCGTCGTATTAGCCTCCCGGAAAATGGGTATTTGCAGTTTGGTCGCACGGCACTGTCCCGCTAGTGATGCTTGTGCCAATTTCACGCTTGCTTGAGAGGGTGTGATGTCACTGTGTGCGATCGCAGAAGTACTCATCCCAGTCGTTGCGATTGCTATTACCGCCAAAACAGGAACAGAGCGTCCTTGATACATTTTTTTCATATGATGTCAACTCCTGGGTGATAGATTTAATTTTGAGTCATAGCGTAAATCCTACAATTTCTACGTCTCAACTGAAACAGCAAACGTAGGATGTTTTAGGCGCAATAGCTACAGAGGTTTGCCACTGACTTTACCCTAGGTGCGCCGTAACGCACCGCTCTTCTAGATAGAGGATTAGAGTAGTCCGTTAGTAACGCACCCTACGAGTCTCCCTCTTCTCTTCTAGAGGGCAACGTCAGCCAAAATGCGATCGCTTTCACAATTTTCAGTTTTTACTAAATTTCACCGATTATCTAACCAAACTTTCCGGATACACCAACAAACCTCTGAAAGAAGAAAAATGAAAGGTTAGATGAAACAAGCTATATGCCTGACTATCAATGGAAGCTGACCATCGTAGAGCGTAACCTCTCGCTCTCTAATTGGATGAAGCTGATGCCAGAAGCACAAGAGCAAATGTTAGAAGAAGCTGACGAATTGATAGGGGACGTGCCTCTACTAGATAGTCAGCGGTTGCTTACATTGCTTGAAACACTCCAAGACCATACAAAAGAAGAAGTCCATCGCAAAATAAATCAGATTTTTAGCCATCAGTCAAGTCCCCAGCTCAGCCATCCATGGGAACTGAATCTCCAAAACAACCTCTCAGCCGATGTCCTACAGCTAGAATCATGGGCCTTCCTGAAATCCGTCAGTTAGGGCAGCCAAAAGAGGGCATCAAGCGCGATCGCTCCTTCAATCTGAGGAACTCCTGATACTGAAAGCGCTCTTTTTACAATTCCTTACAATTCCTTCACAAAAAAGAGCGCTTCATTGACAAGTTTTTCACATTCAGTCTCTACATTAGGAAAAGGTATCGGAATGTTATACGAGACAAGCAACATGCCTGACTATCAATGGAAGCTGACTATTGTAGAGCGCAACTTGTTGCTCTCTAATTGGGTGAAGCTGATTCCAGAAGCACAAGAGCAAATGTTATGGGAAGCTGACAGCTTAATAGAAAATGTGCCTCTACTAGATAGGCATCGGTTGCTGATATCTCTTGAAACGCTTCAAGAGCATACAGAATCCAATTTACAGCAACAAATTCAGCAAATTTTAAGGAATCGGTTAAGCTTCAATATTAGAGAATCACTCGAATTAAGTCTTCAGAATGCTAATTTATTGTTCATCTAAATTGGATATTTAATCGCTTCCTCAAACTGAAACTCCAGCGAACACCTCATTCCTTGTCGCCGGAGTTTTAGTGAGGAAGGTATTGGGGAAAGGTTAGATTTAGGCCGCTTCTTCCTGAATTCCCCTACTCCAGCAATCCAGATCAGCCAAAGCGCGATCGCGATACACCCCATATCGCTCTTGCTTATTCTTAATTCGCACCGACAACGGAGGCAAAATACCAAAATTCGGCGGCATCGGTTGGAAATGCTTGGGTGAAGCCGAACTAATGAACTCAATCAACGCACCCATCATCGTCGTTGCCGGAAGCATGACCGGTTCCAATCCCAACACCAACCGCGCCGCATTCGTCCCCGCTAACCAACCCCCAGCCGTCGCTGCGGTGTAGCCTTCTGTCCCCACCAATTGACCGGCTGCCAGTAACGTCGGGCGCTTCTTAAATTGCAGCGTCGGATGCAATAACTCAGGCGCATTCAGAAACGTGTTGCGGTGCATGACGCCCATCCGCACAAACTCGGCATTTTCCAAGCCCGGAATCAGCCGAAACACTCGTTTCTGCTCACTCCAGCGCAAATTCGTCTGGAATCCTACCATATTCCACAACTGACCTGCCTTATCTTCTTGCCGCAGTTGGATCACGGCATAAGGGCGATCGCGCTTTTGGCTTAAGTCTTCTTCTGTTTGCTCTTTAGTGCGTGGGTCGAATAGTCCCACTGGCTTCAAGGGGCCGTAGCGCATCGTCTCTTCCCCCCGACGTGCCATCTCTTCAATGGGCAGACAGCCTTCAAAGAATTTGGCTGTTTCTTGCTCAAAATCCTTCAATTCAGCCTTTTCGGCTGCACAAAGTTCCTGCCAGAAGTGGAGGTACTGTTCCTTGTTCATCGGACAGTTGAGATAAGCCGCTTCACCTTTGTCGTAGCGTGAGGCCATAAAGGCAATATCCCGGTTGATCGATTCCCCCACGACAATCGGCGATGCCGCATCAAAAAAGCTAAAGTATTCCATGCCTGTGAAGCGCTGCAAGTCTTCAGCCAAAGCAGGTGTTGTGAGGGGGCCACTCGTCAACACCACCACGCCCTCTGGGGGAATCTGCGGCACCTCTTCCCGACGTAACTCAATCAGAGGATGACTTGCCAAGGTTTCGGTCAATTCATGGCTAAAGACGGCCCGGTCTACCGCAAGCGCCCCGCCCGCCGGGACAGCATGTTCATCGGCTTTGCGGATAATCATTGAACCCAGGCGACGCAGTTCTTCGTGCAATAAACCAGAAGCGCGATCGCTCGACTGAGCACCAAAGGAATTACTGCACACCAACTCCGCTAATTCCCCTGTGTGATGGGCCGGACTTTGCCTCACGGGTCGCATCTCGTGCAGCACCACTGGCACACCAGCCTTGGCAATTTGCCACGCTGCTTCTGTACCTGCCAACCCACCGCCGATCACATGAATCACTTTTTCCACCATTATTCCTCCACAATTCCATCCTCCAAAGCTAGCCGGATTTTCTCATCACAAGCTGACTTCTACCTTGAGCTGTACCTTTGGTGCTACAAACTCCCAAGACGATTAATCTTCCGATTCCTCAATCATCGCAGGGTCGATTAAGGTCACATCCAACGGATCGATTGGCCCAGACTTACCTGTTTCTCGCTTGAGGCGATAATATTTGGCTGTTACTCTCGGATCAAACGTCACCACATCCTCATTTTCCAGATTGTGGGCTGGAACTTTGTGACTATTAATCAAGATTCCGTTAGAACTCAACTGACCTTTGAGGTCGCCATCCACAATCCGATAATAGTAGCTGCCATCCTCTCGCTGGCGTCGCACCAATGTGGCATGTCGGCGAGAAACAAAGAGTGAATATAGGCGAATATCGCAGTTGGGTGCTCTGCCGATTGAATACACCTCTCCTCCTAAGGGAAATTCTCGACGACCTTTGTCGTCTTGTACGATCAACCAGTGACCTTCGTGTGGTTCTGAAGGCACTATAGTCTCCTTGCTGAAACCGCTTGGAGGACTATTGAATGAGGATTGCTGAGATTTAGATGCTTTAGCTTCAGGCATGTTTCAGATATCCGTGGCTTTATTAGGCTGGGAAAAGAAATGTAACGTAAGTTTTAGTAAGTTTGAGTTTATTTATATAGAAGAAATTCGATGAACTCACTAATGTAAACCATGAAGTGTGACCAACATAGAGCAATCGTTGCCGCTCGGAGATTAAGGTCGTGATGATGGTAGATAACGTTCAGCGTGGTATTCACATCCGATGATTCCCATCGTCCGACCAGTTGCCAAGGGTTTATCAGCCGCCTTTAAGGTGAACGCGAAAGTCCCTCCTCTCTACTGGCAACAGTGCCTAACAGGGCAAGGGCAGGGCGAATGAAACTGGAAACTAGGGTTTTGCTTTTTGAGGCTCAGGCTTCAACGAAGTAAGGCTGAGTTCTTCACAAGCGGATAATCCCAGAATCGTTGTTATCCAGTGTAACTAGAGAGTCATTTGATTGGGAAATGACCCTGCCAGCATGGCTGGGCTTGACTATCTATCGGGTTTTTTTGACCGCACATGAGCGATCAACCCTTACCGCTTAAAGATTTAACAGTTCAGTGAGCGTAGCCGGTGGTAAAATAATACCCGCTAAAATCACTAAAGCGATCAAGCCCAAAAAATCACGCCAATTGTCCAGTTCAGAGACATCGTTAAGAGCGGGTTCATCAGCTACGGGCAGGAGTAGCAGGATAATCCCCCAGACCAGTAAATCAGGTTCAAGCATAGCTCTGACCAAGACTAGCAGTCGGACAACCTGACCAATCGCGATACCCGTTCTCTGCCCAAACATGGCATGGACAATATGACCGCCATCCAGTTGTCCGACAGGCATTAAATTAAAGGCTGTTACGACCAAACCAATGTAGCCGGCGACAGCCACCGGATGAAGATTGATGGCCATTTTAGGAGCCAAGGCGCTGCCTAATGCCCACTTACTCAGCACGGTTAGCAACAAGGAAAATCGAGGATTAAGGGATTGAAAATTTAACCACCCAGAGGAGTCAGAGAGAGGAACGACTTCAGAGTGGGCAAGTCCCCACATCAGCAGAGGTATCGTCACGAAAAAGCCAGCCAAAGGGCCAGCAATCCCAATATCAAATAAGGCTTTACGATGGGGAACCGGCGATCGCATCTGAATAAACGCCCCGAAAGTTCCTGGTACAAAGGGCAAGGGGATAAAGTAGGGCAATGTGGCGCGTACTTTATAGAACCTTGCTGCCATGTAGTGAGCTAGTTCATGGATACTCAAAATCGCCATTAGGGCTACAGCATAAGGTAACCCTCTGAGTAAAACGGCTGGGTCAACTTGCGACTGTTCAACTGTCACTCCGGCAATCTCAGCTCCAACGACGGTCGTTGTCACCAATGTAATTAATAGCAGTGCCAAAGCAAACCAGGGTCGCGTGAGGGATTCCGTTTCCCGTCCTGTTTTTGGCCGAGCTTGAGGATTAGGAACCAGTGCAAAAAACGGCTTACCGTTGAAGCTTTCTTGAAAGATCACAAAAAAGCGATCGCCAAATTCTGCCTCTATATTTCCCCGTACCGTCTGGTAAGCCGACTCTGGGTTCGTTCGCAGCTTTCCGCGACACAAAACCGCTTGAGGTCGGTACTCCACATTTTGAAGATAGTAAACTCCCCAAGGAAAACAATTTCTCAGTTCAGTTTCTTCTTGTTTTGTGATAGGGCGTAACGTTGACGGCTCACTGGTTGATGGTATCGTCTGTTGGGTGATTGAAATTTGAGGTTTATTCGTGTCAACCTCCTGATTCACAGGCGGCTTAGGAACTTGGCGTCCCCACTGAATCAGCAGCCAGTACAACAGTGGGCAAAGAACAAATGGGCCGACCATCAGGATCAGTGGCGGTGGAGTGTTCTTTCCATAGACCAGCATCCAGGTACTCCAAATCAGGACGGGTGTCATGAGCACCAGCCACAATAGCCATACTGGCGTCCGGGTCAGGTCAGCAACACTTCGCTGGATAGTGATGTAAGTGAAAAGACCCAGACTCAGTAAAATTAGGAGCAACCAGAGTTCCATGATGTAAAGATCACAATTGGTGTAAAAGAACGATCTTCGAGAAGGTCAACACCGTTCGTTAACTACTACAGGCATACAAGCATTGTGCAACCCGATTCCCCGCAACAGGGCAACTTTATTCCTCCTCAAAGCTCACCATCCAACCGACTACCCACTGCACTCAAAGCACCACGTCCTATCATTGATACCATTTTTGCATTTGGACCCAATCGAGATACCTTGGGTGGCACGGCCTATCTTATTGTAGAAAATGCAGGTAACCTCCTGATTGATTGTCCCGCCTGGAATGAAACTAATGAGCAATTCTTACGGGAGAAAGGGGGAGTATCGTTACTGTTTTTGACCCATAGAGGTGGCATTGGCAAAGCGCGGAACATTCAGGAGGCGACAGGCTGCCAAATCCTGATGCAAGAACAAGAAGCCTATTTACTGCCAGAACTGAATGTAACATCATTTCAGTACGAGTTGACCCTCAGTCCCAATTGTTCAGCCCTTTGGACGCCCGGTCACTCTCCGGGTTCGGCTTGTTTGTACTACACATTGGCTGGCGGTGTTCTGTTTTCGGGACGTCATTTGTTGCCTAACCAGCAAGGGGAACCCGTGCCTCTACGTACCTCGAAGACGTTTCACTGGCCTCGTCAACTTCAGAGTGTCAAGTCTTTAATTGAGCGCTTCACTCCTGAAACGTTGAATTATATCTGCCCTGGTGCCAATACTGGGGGGTTACGGGGTAAAGGTGCGATCGCTCAGGCGTACAAGCCTTTGGCTCAGCTAGATCTAGGGGCTTTGCTTAACGCTCAACCACTTTTATGAGTCGATAGGCACTGCGTTGATTAAAAATAGGAGTTCAGAAGTTGGGATTTTCAGCAATTCACACAGAATAACAGAGCAATTTTAGAGCGTTTAAGCATTAACACGGGTTCAGGCGATCGCCCTTGGTGGTGCCCTTTGGGCAATCGCCTTCGCGTTGATCGCCTTAGCTTGTGAGAAGCTAACTTTTAACAGCCTCAGCCACCACGGATTGACTCGTTAACAACTTGACGGCGACTTGATATTGCTCGTCTGCTGCCGTTCCCACCTGATTCAGGGTAATGGGATCTAAAGATACCTCTAGATCGGGCTGGATACCCAATTTATGGATATCTCGGTGCTTGGGTGTCTCATATTTAGCAACGGTTACGGCGAGTCCGGAGCCATCTGTTAAGTCAAATAACGATTGAATTAAGCCTTTGCCAAAGGTCTTTTCTCCGACTAACTTGGCTCTACCATTATCCTGCAAGGCTCCAGCCAGAATCTCGCTGGCACTGGCTGTCCCCTGATTGACTAAAACAACCAATGGGTCTTCTGTGAGCGCAGGGCCATAGGCTTCAAAGCTACCGAGTGTTCCTTGCCGATTGACGGTATAGACCACAGTCCCTTGATCTAACCAGAACCGAGCAATCTCGATCCCGGCCTGTAGAAGTCCTCCAGGATTATTCCGCAGGTCAAGAATGTAACCCTGTGCACCTTGCTCCTCTAGTTGAGCGATCGCATGTGCTAATTCAGATGGGGCGTTAGCACTGAACTGGGTCAAGCGAATGTAACCAATCGGAGTATTATTTTGGCTGGAATCGAGTACGGCATAGACGGGATTGAGGGCAATGCGATCGCGCACTAGATTAATAGACTTGGGTTCTCCGTCCTTTCCTTGAATTTTCAGGGTAACCTTCGTCCCAGTTGCTCCACGCATCTTGGAGGCGGCTTCATCTAAGGTGAGTTGAGAGGTGAGCATCCCATCAATTTCGAGGATGCGATCGCGGGGCTGAATTCCGGCTTGTTCTGCTGGAGAACCTGCAATTGGTGCCACCACAGCCAACTCCCCCGTCTCCGGATCAAGAGCAATCTGTAACCCCACACCCGATAGCTCTCCAGAGGTATTCACCTGCAAACTCCGATATTGATTGGGTGTCAAAAACCGGGTGAAGGGGTCTTCCAGACTTTCCAGCATGTTCTTGATGGCTGAATAGGTTCCCTCACGGTTATCCAACCGCTTTTGTAGTACCTTTTCCCGTAGTTGCCACCAATTCTGATGGTTAAACGTGTCATCGATATAGGATTGACTGACAATGCGCCACGCTTGCGAAAAGAGCTTTTGCTCCTCTGTAAAAGCTAAGGCGGGTGGTGTCCACCAGGCAGAAAGGGTGATTTGAAACAGCAGTAAGAGTCCGACCCAAAAAGCTCGTTTGTGCATGACCAATAGTTTGACTTCAGGCTTTGATTCTTTAACTTCTTAGTGTGGCAGAGCCTTAGAGAATAGGGTGGCTTGAAATACACTTTTTCCTCAAGGCTGTTTATGTTGGCACCTTAACAAGCCCTTGCAGTGGTTCAATAGCGCTTACACATCCCTTTATAGATCCAAAGAAATAGAATTTCCCTCGTCACTCTCCCATTTCCTCACTCTCCCATTTCCTCACTCTCTCATTTCCTCACTCTCCCATTTCCCCATTCCCCTACTCTCATCTCCGACCCCACTCCCCACTTCCCACTCCGGTTCCTCTCTTCCATGCTAGGAGAGCAACTGCCAGCCCCTAAAGGAGGGAGTCAGTGGTAGGATTAAGAAAGTACACATAACTTTGTGTACCAATAATTAAGAGGGATTTCTCATCCCACAATATCCTTTTAGGAATTCTGGCTTCATGTTCTCTAAGCAAATAACCGACTCGAAAGCCTATCAGTGGTTTGAGGAGCGTCTAGAAATCCAAGCACTCGCCGAAGACGTTACCTCCAAGTATGTACCTCCGCACGTTAATATCTTTTACTGTCTTGGTGGGATTACCCTCACTTGCTTCATCATCCAGTTTGCCACTGGATTTGCAATGACCTTTTACTATCGGCCAACTGTCACAGAAGCTTTTGCCTCTGTGCAGTATTTAATGACTGAAGTAAACTTCGGCTGGCTGATCCGCTCCGTCCACCGCTGGTCTGCCAGCATGATGGTGCTGATGATGCTTCTGCACGTCTTCCGCGTTTACCTCACGGGTGGCTTTAAAAAGCCTCGCGAACTCACCTGGGTGACGGGTGTGATTCTAGCAGTGATTACCGTTTCCTTCGGTGTTACCGGTTATTCGCTGCCTTGGGATCAAGTTGGTTACTGGGCTGTCAAGATTGTTTCTGGTGTTCCCGAAGCGATTCCCTTCGTTGGCCCTTTACTCGTCGAACTACTTCGCGGTGGTGCCAGTGTTGGACAAGGGACTCTCACTCGCTACTACAGCGCACACACCTTTGTGTTGCCCTGGCTGATTGCGGTGTTCATGCTGCTACACTTCATCATGATTCGCAAGCAGGGGATTTCCGGTCCGTTGTAAAGCGAACCCTTGGCAGTTAGCGCGAAGCCGAAGGTCATCGGTTCTAGCTCACTTCAAAAACACAATAGAATCAAGCTAGAGGCTAACCACTTTCTGACTGCCGATCTTAATTGATAAGGAGAAAAGTCGAACAATGGCAACCATTAAAAAGCCGGATCTTAACGATCCAAAGCTGCGCGAGAAACTGGCCAAAGGGATGGGTCATAACTATTATGGCGAACCCGCTTGGCCTAATGACCTCCTCTATATCTTCCCCGTAGTGATTATGGGAAGCATTGCCCTGTGCATTGGTTTGGCTGTTCTTGACCCCGCTATGGTCGGTGAACCAGCGAACCCCTTTGCTACACCGTTAGAAATCCTGCCGGAATGGTATCTCTTCCCAGTGTTCCAAATCCTGCGAACCATTCCGAACAAACTGGTGGGAATCTCCTTAATGGCTGGGATTCCTTTAGGTCTCATCCTCGTTCCATTTATCGAAAACGTTAATAAGTTCCAAAATCCCTTCCGACGTCCAGTGGCAACGG
This sequence is a window from Microcoleus sp. AS-A8. Protein-coding genes within it:
- a CDS encoding site-2 protease family protein, with the translated sequence MELWLLLILLSLGLFTYITIQRSVADLTRTPVWLLWLVLMTPVLIWSTWMLVYGKNTPPPLILMVGPFVLCPLLYWLLIQWGRQVPKPPVNQEVDTNKPQISITQQTIPSTSEPSTLRPITKQEETELRNCFPWGVYYLQNVEYRPQAVLCRGKLRTNPESAYQTVRGNIEAEFGDRFFVIFQESFNGKPFFALVPNPQARPKTGRETESLTRPWFALALLLITLVTTTVVGAEIAGVTVEQSQVDPAVLLRGLPYAVALMAILSIHELAHYMAARFYKVRATLPYFIPLPFVPGTFGAFIQMRSPVPHRKALFDIGIAGPLAGFFVTIPLLMWGLAHSEVVPLSDSSGWLNFQSLNPRFSLLLTVLSKWALGSALAPKMAINLHPVAVAGYIGLVVTAFNLMPVGQLDGGHIVHAMFGQRTGIAIGQVVRLLVLVRAMLEPDLLVWGIILLLLPVADEPALNDVSELDNWRDFLGLIALVILAGIILPPATLTELLNL
- the trmFO gene encoding FADH(2)-oxidizing methylenetetrahydrofolate--tRNA-(uracil(54)-C(5))-methyltransferase TrmFO yields the protein MVEKVIHVIGGGLAGTEAAWQIAKAGVPVVLHEMRPVRQSPAHHTGELAELVCSNSFGAQSSDRASGLLHEELRRLGSMIIRKADEHAVPAGGALAVDRAVFSHELTETLASHPLIELRREEVPQIPPEGVVVLTSGPLTTPALAEDLQRFTGMEYFSFFDAASPIVVGESINRDIAFMASRYDKGEAAYLNCPMNKEQYLHFWQELCAAEKAELKDFEQETAKFFEGCLPIEEMARRGEETMRYGPLKPVGLFDPRTKEQTEEDLSQKRDRPYAVIQLRQEDKAGQLWNMVGFQTNLRWSEQKRVFRLIPGLENAEFVRMGVMHRNTFLNAPELLHPTLQFKKRPTLLAAGQLVGTEGYTAATAGGWLAGTNAARLVLGLEPVMLPATTMMGALIEFISSASPKHFQPMPPNFGILPPLSVRIKNKQERYGVYRDRALADLDCWSRGIQEEAA
- a CDS encoding cytochrome b6, with protein sequence MFSKQITDSKAYQWFEERLEIQALAEDVTSKYVPPHVNIFYCLGGITLTCFIIQFATGFAMTFYYRPTVTEAFASVQYLMTEVNFGWLIRSVHRWSASMMVLMMLLHVFRVYLTGGFKKPRELTWVTGVILAVITVSFGVTGYSLPWDQVGYWAVKIVSGVPEAIPFVGPLLVELLRGGASVGQGTLTRYYSAHTFVLPWLIAVFMLLHFIMIRKQGISGPL
- a CDS encoding FHA domain-containing protein translates to MPSEPHEGHWLIVQDDKGRREFPLGGEVYSIGRAPNCDIRLYSLFVSRRHATLVRRQREDGSYYYRIVDGDLKGQLSSNGILINSHKVPAHNLENEDVVTFDPRVTAKYYRLKRETGKSGPIDPLDVTLIDPAMIEESED
- a CDS encoding S41 family peptidase — its product is MHKRAFWVGLLLLFQITLSAWWTPPALAFTEEQKLFSQAWRIVSQSYIDDTFNHQNWWQLREKVLQKRLDNREGTYSAIKNMLESLEDPFTRFLTPNQYRSLQVNTSGELSGVGLQIALDPETGELAVVAPIAGSPAEQAGIQPRDRILEIDGMLTSQLTLDEAASKMRGATGTKVTLKIQGKDGEPKSINLVRDRIALNPVYAVLDSSQNNTPIGYIRLTQFSANAPSELAHAIAQLEEQGAQGYILDLRNNPGGLLQAGIEIARFWLDQGTVVYTVNRQGTLGSFEAYGPALTEDPLVVLVNQGTASASEILAGALQDNGRAKLVGEKTFGKGLIQSLFDLTDGSGLAVTVAKYETPKHRDIHKLGIQPDLEVSLDPITLNQVGTAADEQYQVAVKLLTSQSVVAEAVKS
- a CDS encoding MBL fold metallo-hydrolase encodes the protein MPPQSSPSNRLPTALKAPRPIIDTIFAFGPNRDTLGGTAYLIVENAGNLLIDCPAWNETNEQFLREKGGVSLLFLTHRGGIGKARNIQEATGCQILMQEQEAYLLPELNVTSFQYELTLSPNCSALWTPGHSPGSACLYYTLAGGVLFSGRHLLPNQQGEPVPLRTSKTFHWPRQLQSVKSLIERFTPETLNYICPGANTGGLRGKGAIAQAYKPLAQLDLGALLNAQPLL
- the petD gene encoding cytochrome b6-f complex subunit IV, which codes for MATIKKPDLNDPKLREKLAKGMGHNYYGEPAWPNDLLYIFPVVIMGSIALCIGLAVLDPAMVGEPANPFATPLEILPEWYLFPVFQILRTIPNKLVGISLMAGIPLGLILVPFIENVNKFQNPFRRPVATAVFLFGTLVTMWLGIGATFPIDKSLTLGLF
- a CDS encoding SH3 domain-containing protein — encoded protein: MKKMYQGRSVPVLAVIAIATTGMSTSAIAHSDITPSQASVKLAQASLAGQCRATKLQIPIFREANTTSEALQLLSPNAEVTLAENRVNRRGFIRINAPVEGYVEAINLKPCTASTGVTTTDTTQTPATSSTSSTADLCRRVARPPQGLVIRREPTTTSARLGRVPYLGRVTLSANPTTEKKDEVRNWVEISSPTRGWVSNGLLTEEESNLGYCQ